From a single Lolium rigidum isolate FL_2022 chromosome 7, APGP_CSIRO_Lrig_0.1, whole genome shotgun sequence genomic region:
- the LOC124669405 gene encoding coatomer subunit gamma-2 produces MAQPLVVKKDDDMDEEEYYSPFLGIEKGAVLQEARVFNDPQLDARRCCQVITKLLYLLNQGDTFTKVEATEVFFATTKLFQSKDAGLRRMVYLMIKELSPSADEVIIVTSSLMKDMNSKTDMYRANAIRVLCRIIDSTLLTQIERYLKQAIVDKNPVVASAALVSGIYLLQTSPEVVKRWSNEVQEAVQSRAALVQFHALALLHQIRQNDRLAVSKLVSSLTRGSVRSPLAQCLLIRYTSQVIRESGMNTQGGDRPFFDFLESCLRNKAEMVILEAARAITDLNGVTSRELTPAITVLQLFLSSSKPVLRFAAVRTLNKVASTHPLAVTNCNIDMESLISDQNRSIATLAITTLLKTGNESSVDRLMKQMTNFMSDIADEFKIVVVEAIRSLCLKFPLKYRSLMNFLSNILREEGGFDYKKAIVDSIIILIRDIPDAKESGLFHLCEFIEDCEFTYLSTQILHFLGNEGPKTSDPSKYIRYIYNRVILENATVRASAVSTLAKFGALVDALKPRIFVLLRRCLFDGDDEVRDRATLYIKLLDGEATVGETEKDVTDFLFGSLDVPLVNLEASLRNYEPSEVPFDISSVPKETKSQPLAEKKAAGKKSTGPASAVNGPVPTIDASYEKLLSSIPEFASFGKLFKSSAPVELTEAETEYSVNVVKHIYDGHVVLQYNCTNTIPEQLLEEVVVFVDASEADEFSEVASKPLRSLPYDSPGQTFVAFEKPEGVLATGKFSNILKFIVKEVDSSTGEAEDDGVEDEYQLEDFEIISADYMLKVGVSNFRNAWESMDAETERIDEYGLGVRESLAEAVSAVISILGMQPCEGTDIVQNNSRSHTCLLSGVFIGNVKVLVRLSFGISGPKEVAMKLAVRSDDPEVSDRIHEIVANG; encoded by the exons ATGGCGCAGCCGCTCGTCGTCAAGAAGGACGACGACATGGACGAGGAAG AGTACTACTCGCCATTCCTCGGCATCGAGAAGGGCGCTGTGCTGCAGGAGGCCCGCGTCTTCAACGACCCCCAGCTCGACGCCCGCCGATGCTGCCAG GTGATCACCAAGCTTCTGTACCTGCTCAACCAGGGTGACACCTTCACCAAG GTTGAGGCAACAGAGGTCTTCTTCGCAACCACCAAGTTGTTTCAGTCCAAGGATGCAGGGCTTAGAAGGATGGTGTACCTAATGATCAAGGAACTCTCGCCGTCAGCGGACGAG GTTATTATCGTCACAAGTTCCCTGATGAAAGACATGAATAGCAAGACGGATATGTATCGTGCCAATGCTATAAGAGTTCTTTGCCGCATCATCGATTCTACTCTTCTCACCCAAATCGAGAGGTATTTGAAGCAAGCTATCGTTGACAAGAACCCAGTTGTTGCCAGTGCCGCTCTTGTTAGTGGTATCTACCTGCTTCAG ACAAGTCCGGAAGTTGTCAAAAGATGGAGCAATGAGGTTCAGGAGGCTGTGCAGTCGAGAGCTGCTCTTGTTCAGTTTCATGCCCTTGCTCTTCTTCACCAA ATTAGACAAAATGACCGGTTGGCTGTCAGCAAGCTTGTCAGTAGTCTAACTAGGGGTTCAGTTCGCTCACCTCTGGCTCAGTGCCTACTTATTCGGTACACTAGCCAG gTTATTAGAGAGTCGGGCATGAATACGCAAGGAGGAGATCGCCCTTTCTTTGATTTCCTCGAGTCCTGTCTGCGTAACAAAGCTGAAATGGTCATACTTGAGGCTGCACGAGCAATAACTGATTTAAATGGTGTCACCAGCCGTGAGCTTACACCTGCTATCACTGTTCTGCAATTGTTCTTAAGTTCATCCAAACCTGTGCTTCGATTTGCTGCTGTTCGCACACTTAATAAG GTTGCTTCAACTCATCCATTGGCCGTTACAAACTGTAACATAGATATGGAGAGTTTAATATCTGATCAGAACAGGAGTATTGCAACACTGGCGATCACCACACTGCTCAAGACGGGCAATGAATCAAGCGTTGACCGTTTAATGAAACAGATGACAAACTTTATGTCAGATATAGCTGATGAATTCAAGATTGTTGTTGTAGAAGCAATAAGATCCCTGTGCTTGAAGTTCCCGCTGAAATATCGCTCACT GATGAACTTTTTGAGCAATATCCTACGTGAAGAGGGCGGTTTTGACTACAAGAAAGCTATAGTTGATTCAATTATCATACTCATTAGAGATATTCCTGATGCTAAAGAAAGCGGGTTATTTCACTTATGTGAATTTATAGAAGACTGTGAGTTCACATATCTGTCCACTCAG ATCCTTCACTTTTTGGGAAATGAAGGCCCAAAGACATCAGATCCTAGTAAATACATACGGTACATATACAATAGGGTGATACTTGAAAATGCTACTGTTCGAGCTAGTGCTGTGAGTACATTGGCAAAGTTTGGTGCTTTGGTTGACGCCCTCAAG CCTCGCATATTTGTTCTTTTGAGGCGTTGCCTTTTTGATGGTGATGATGAG GTGCGTGACAGAGCAACACTTTACATCAAATTGCTTGATGGGGAAGCTACTGTTGGTGAGACAGAGAAGGATGTGACTGATTTTCTCTTTGGTTCGCTTGACGTTCCACTAGTTAACTTGGAGGCCAGCCTGCGGAATTAT GAACCATCAGAGGTACCTTTTGATATTTCATCTGTACCCAAGGAAACAAAATCACAACCCCTTGCTGAGAAAAAGGCCGCGGGCAAGAAATCAACAGGTCCAGCATCTGCTGTCAATGGCCCTGTTCCTACCATTGATGCATCCTATGAGAAGCTTCTTTCATCCATACCTGAGTTTGCTAGTTTTGGAAAACTCTTTAAG TCATCAGCACCTGTTGAATTGACTGAAGCTGAGACTGAATATTCAGTCAATGTCGTGAAGCACATCTATGATGGGCATGTTGTGCTCCAATACAATTGTACAAACACAATACCTGAACAGCTGCTTGAAGAG GTCGTGGTCTTTGTTGATGCTTCGGAGGCAGATGAATTTTCAGAAGTTGCATCGAAACCTTTAAGATCCTTACCCTATGACTCCCCCGGGCAGACCTTTGTGGCCTTTGAAAAGCCAGAAGGTGTCCTGGCCACCGGGAAGTTCTCAAATATATTGAAATTCATTGTTAAAGAG GTTGATTCGTCGACAGGTGAAGCTGAGGATGATGGTGTTGAGGATGAGTATCAGCTAGAAGATTTTGAAATTATTTCTGCTGATTACATGTTGAAGGTGGGGGTTTCGAACTTCCGAAATGCCTGGGAAAGCATGGATGCGGAAACTGAGCGGATTGATGAGTATGGTCTGGGTGTTAGGGAGAGCTTGGCCGAGGCTGTAAGTGCTGTTAT